The Amaranthus tricolor cultivar Red isolate AtriRed21 chromosome 6, ASM2621246v1, whole genome shotgun sequence genome has a segment encoding these proteins:
- the LOC130815098 gene encoding cysteine-rich receptor-like protein kinase 44 isoform X1 yields MAKPHCLFLILIQLFSISPTYCQAPNFTAHYCFLNGNYTNTSTYKTNLDTLLSTLSNTQTNSAFFYNLTIGNDPNKVYATALCGGDVTPQHCHNCLDNTIKKLPETCPTQKAAYGWYDDCMLRYSNMGMSQDLSQTMLSNTQKVTDNVNEFNQVLGRLLYSIQNEAASGDSELKFATGSSDYGDFKKIYGLMQCSPNLSYRDCFNCLGDYINKLPGCCNNSVGAQILGSSCKIRYEDYLFFNNKSYSPPPSSPPSPTSPPPSGKGSNTTKIALLISIPVFISIALLLAICFLCRNKFKTRKNTQSSLYTSVDDKEKDEESRMLVSLQYGFDTIKMATDNFSHSNKLGRGGFGTVYKGKLVNGQEIAVKRLSKESGQGDGEFKTEVMLVAKLQHRNLVRLLGFCLEDDERLLVYEFVPNTSLDHFLFDASKQSYLDWNIRYKIITGIARGLLYLHEDSRLRIIHRDLKASNILLDADMNPKIADFGMARLFDIDQTQGDTNKIVGTYGYMAPEYAFHGFFSVKTDVYSFGVLVLEIITGRKSYGVHNEEDSEDLLSFVWRNWRENTVVNIIDPRLRTETRTEMIRCIHMGLLCVQESVEDRPTMSSVVLMLSSHSLTLPLPSHPPFISDGNSVANAKDSSPGSSSINQDSISDLHAR; encoded by the exons ATGGCAAAACCCCATTGTTTATTCCTCATCCTTATACAACTTTTCTCAATTTCCCCAACATATTGTCAAGCACCAAATTTCACAGCCCATTATTGCTTCCTAAATGGTAACTACACCAACACAAGCACATACAAAACCAATCTCGACACCCTTTTGTCCACCCTATCCAACACCCAAACAAACTCTGCCTTCTTCTACAATCTCACCATCGGTAACGACCCTAACAAAGTGTACGCCACCGCCTTATGCGGAGGTGATGTGACCCCCCAACACTGCCATAACTGTCTCGATAACACCATTAAAAAACTTCCCGAAACATGCCCCACCCAAAAAGCGGCATACGGATGGTATGATGATTGTATGTTGCGCTATTCGAATATGGGAATGAGTCAAGATTTATCTCAAACGATGTTATCTAATACTCAAAAGGTGACCGATAATGTTAATGAGTTTAATCAAGTTCTGGGAAGATTATTATATAGTATTCAAAATGAAGCAGCATCTGGTGATTCTGAGCTTAAGTTTGCAACAGGAAGTTCTGATTATGGAGATTTTAAGAAGATTTATGGATTGATGCAGTGTTCTCCTAATTTGTCTTATCGAGACTGTTTTAATTGTCTCGGGGATTATATAAATAAGCTTCCTGGTTGTTGTAATAATAGTGTTGGAGCACAAATACTTGGGTCAAGCTGCAAAATCAGATACGAggattatcttttttttaataacaagTCTTATAGTCCACCACCGTCTTCGCCACCATCGCCAACGTCTCCTCCTCCATCAG GAAAAGGAAGCAACACCACAAAGATCGCTCTTCTAATTAGTATTCCCGTATTCATATCAATTGCTCTTCTACTTGCTATTTGTTTCTTGTGTAGAAATAAATTTAAGACCAGAAAAAATACTCAat CATCATTATATACAAGTGTTGATGATAAagagaaagatgaagaaagcAGAATGTTAGTGTCTCTACAATATGGTTTTGACACCATTAAAATGGCCACGGATAACTTCTCCCATTCTAATAAACTTGGACGTGGTGGATTCGGCACAGTTTATAAG GGAAAATTAGTAAATGGGCAAGAGATTGCTGTGAAAAGATTGTCAAAAGAATCAGGACAAGGTGATGGAGAATTTAAGACTGAGGTTATGTTAGTGGCCAAGCTTCAACATCGGAATCTCGTTAGACTACTTGGATTTTGCttagaagatgatgaacgaCTTCTTGTTTATGAATTTGTTCCCAATACAAGTTTAGATCATTTCTTATTCG atgcaagcaAGCAATCATATTTGGATTGGAATATCCGATATAAGATTATAACAGGCATAGCTCGAGGATTGCTATATCTTCACGAAGATTCTCGACTTCGAATCATCCATCGTGATTTGAAGGCTAGCAACATACTTTTAGACGCTGATATGAATCCCAAGATTGCAGATTTTGGCATGGCAAGATTGTTTGATATCGATCAAACCCAAGGAGATACCAATAAAATTGTTGGTACCTA TGGGTATATGGCTCCGGAATATGCATTTCATGGATTCTTTTCAGTAAAAACAGATGTCTACAGTTTTGGCGTACTTGTACTAGAAATCATTACAGGTAGAAAGAGCTACGGTGTACATAATGAAGAAGACTCAGAAGACCTTTTAAGCTTT GTATGGAGGAATTGGAGAGAAAATACGGTGGTAAATATAATTGATCCAAGATTAAGAACAGAAACAAGAACAGAGATGATAAGATGCATCCATATGGGATTGTTATGCGTTCAAGAGAGTGTAGAAGATCGACCAACTATGTCTTCAGTTGTGTTGATGCTTAGTAGCCACTCGCTCACTCTGCCTCTTCCTTCTCATCCTCCGTTCATAAGTGATGGTAACAGTGTAGCTAATGCCAAGGATTCATCCCCAGGGAGTTCATCTATAAATCAGGATTCTATCTCTGACCTCCATGCCCGATGA
- the LOC130815098 gene encoding cysteine-rich receptor-like protein kinase 29 isoform X2, with translation MLVSLQYGFDTIKMATDNFSHSNKLGRGGFGTVYKGKLVNGQEIAVKRLSKESGQGDGEFKTEVMLVAKLQHRNLVRLLGFCLEDDERLLVYEFVPNTSLDHFLFDASKQSYLDWNIRYKIITGIARGLLYLHEDSRLRIIHRDLKASNILLDADMNPKIADFGMARLFDIDQTQGDTNKIVGTYGYMAPEYAFHGFFSVKTDVYSFGVLVLEIITGRKSYGVHNEEDSEDLLSFVWRNWRENTVVNIIDPRLRTETRTEMIRCIHMGLLCVQESVEDRPTMSSVVLMLSSHSLTLPLPSHPPFISDGNSVANAKDSSPGSSSINQDSISDLHAR, from the exons ATGTTAGTGTCTCTACAATATGGTTTTGACACCATTAAAATGGCCACGGATAACTTCTCCCATTCTAATAAACTTGGACGTGGTGGATTCGGCACAGTTTATAAG GGAAAATTAGTAAATGGGCAAGAGATTGCTGTGAAAAGATTGTCAAAAGAATCAGGACAAGGTGATGGAGAATTTAAGACTGAGGTTATGTTAGTGGCCAAGCTTCAACATCGGAATCTCGTTAGACTACTTGGATTTTGCttagaagatgatgaacgaCTTCTTGTTTATGAATTTGTTCCCAATACAAGTTTAGATCATTTCTTATTCG atgcaagcaAGCAATCATATTTGGATTGGAATATCCGATATAAGATTATAACAGGCATAGCTCGAGGATTGCTATATCTTCACGAAGATTCTCGACTTCGAATCATCCATCGTGATTTGAAGGCTAGCAACATACTTTTAGACGCTGATATGAATCCCAAGATTGCAGATTTTGGCATGGCAAGATTGTTTGATATCGATCAAACCCAAGGAGATACCAATAAAATTGTTGGTACCTA TGGGTATATGGCTCCGGAATATGCATTTCATGGATTCTTTTCAGTAAAAACAGATGTCTACAGTTTTGGCGTACTTGTACTAGAAATCATTACAGGTAGAAAGAGCTACGGTGTACATAATGAAGAAGACTCAGAAGACCTTTTAAGCTTT GTATGGAGGAATTGGAGAGAAAATACGGTGGTAAATATAATTGATCCAAGATTAAGAACAGAAACAAGAACAGAGATGATAAGATGCATCCATATGGGATTGTTATGCGTTCAAGAGAGTGTAGAAGATCGACCAACTATGTCTTCAGTTGTGTTGATGCTTAGTAGCCACTCGCTCACTCTGCCTCTTCCTTCTCATCCTCCGTTCATAAGTGATGGTAACAGTGTAGCTAATGCCAAGGATTCATCCCCAGGGAGTTCATCTATAAATCAGGATTCTATCTCTGACCTCCATGCCCGATGA
- the LOC130815846 gene encoding stem-specific protein TSJT1-like: protein MLAIFNKNLVDPPKELNSPVSHSTGSGNKPKYPQDIVKTFQQSYSHNVPLSIGFGNSAFLAHSSRKGPQIHDQRLFMGVDNMYCLFLGSLHNLNTLNKQYGLGRTTNEAMFTIEAYRTLRDRGPYPADQVLKGFEGCFGFVIFDQKAGTVFVALGTDQRVQLFWGIAADGSVVISDNLVVIKESCAKSFAPFPSGCMFHSEVGLMSFEHPKNKMKAMPRIDSEGAMCGSNFKVDINSKKTTMPRVGSEANWALCGSQT from the exons ATGTTGGCAATATTCAACAAGAACTTGGTGGATCCACCCAAGGAGCTTAACAGCCCGGTTTCACATTCAACCGGGTCGGGTAACAAGCCAAAGTATCCTCAAGATATTGTTAAGACCTTCCAACAATCTTATTCTCATAATGTCCCTCTTTCTATTGGCTTTGGTAATTCTGCTTTTCTTGCTCATTCCTCTCGTAAGGGACCTCAAATACATGATCAAAG attGTTTATGGGGGTGGACAACATGTACTGCTTATTCTTGGGAAGTTTGCATAATTTGAACACCTTAAACAAACAATATGGTCTAGGAAGAACTACCAATGAAGCCATGTTCACAATTGAAGCTTATCGAACCCTCCGAGACCGGGGTCCATACCCTGCTGATCAAGTTCTTAAGGGTTTTGAAGGCTGCTTCGGGTTTGTCATCTTTGATCAAAAAGCTGGCACTGTATTTGTTGCTCTG GGAACTGATCAGAGAGTGCAATTATTTTGGGGGATTGCTGCTGATGGATCTGTGGTTATCTCTGATAATTTGGTTGTAATTAAAGAAAGTTGTGCTAAATCTTTTGCACCATTTCCTTCCG GATGTATGTTCCATAGTGAAGTAGGTTTAATGAGCTTTGAGCATCCAAAGAATAAAATGAAGGCAATGCCAAGAATAGATAGTGAAGGAGCAATGTGTGGCTCTAATTTTAAGGTGGATATCAACTCAAAGAAGACTACTATGCCTCGAGTTGGAAGTGAAGCTAATTGGGCTCTTTGTGGCTCCcaaacttaa
- the LOC130815447 gene encoding stem-specific protein TSJT1-like produces the protein MLAIFNKNLVDPPKELNSPVSHSSGSGNKPKYAEDIVRIFQQAYSQNTPISFGFGNSAFLAYSPSKGIPIHQQRIFCGVDNMYCIFLGNLNNLNSLIKQYGLGKATNEAMFVIEAYRTLRDRGPYPADQVLKGLEGCFGFVIYDKNAGTVFSALGADQRVQLFWGVAADGSVVMSDNLDVIKASCAKSFAPFPYGCMFHSEVGLMSFEHPKNKMKAMPRIDSEGAMCGANFKVDVSSKRSAMPRVGSEANWALSNSQA, from the exons ATGTTGGCAATATTCAACAAAAATTTGGTGGATCCACCAAAGGAGTTGAACAGCCCGGTTTCACACTCATCCGGGTCGGGTAACAAGCCCAAGTACGCTGAAGATATTGTGAGGATATTTCAGCAAGCTTATTCTCAAAATACACCTATTTCTTTTGGTTTTGGAAATTCTGCTTTCCTTGCTTATTCCCCTTCCAAAGGCATTCCAATTCACCAACAAAG GATTTTCTGTGGTGTGGACAACATGTATTGCATATTCTTGGGGAATTTGAACAACTTAAACTCGTTGATCAAACAATATGGGCTAGGAAAAGCAACAAATGAGGCTATGTTTGTAATTGAAGCTTATCGGACCCTCCGAGATCGGGGTCCATACCCGGCTGATCAAGTTCTTAAGGGTCTTGAAGGCTGTTTTGGATTTGTAATCTATGATAAAAATGCTGGAACTGTGTTCTCTGCTCTG GGAGCTGATCAAAGAGTGCAACTATTCTGGGGAGTTGCGGCAGATGGGTCTGTGGTTATGTCTGACAATTTAGATGTTATAAAAGCAAGCTGTGCAAAATCCTTTGCACCTTTTCCTTATG GGTGTATGTTCCATAGTGAAGTAGGGCTAATGAGCTTTGAAcatccaaaaaataaaatgaaggcAATGCCAAGAATTGATAGTGAAGGTGCAATGTGTGGTGCTAATTTTAAGGTGGATGTTTCATCTAAGAGGAGTGCTATGCCTCGTGTTGGAAGTGAAGCTAATTGGGCCTTATCTAATTCTCAAGCTTAA